GGTTCTTAGCCATTCGTTTATATAGAACTCGTATGATTCAGTCGCAATGGAGGAGGAACGTCACGTTGAGCACATCCTATGAGCAGCATGTAGAATATCCAAACCGGAAACGAATGGCGTGGCTTACGGCAGGGGCGGCACTCTTTGTGGCAGCCGGATTTTTTTTGATTTTTGATAATTCCTCAGTTACGAATGATTCCATCCTTTCGGATGTGATTGGACTTCTTTCCATTTTATTTTTTGGGCTATGTTTTTGCTACAGTCTGGTAAAGATGATTAAGAAGGAACCTTCTTTTGTAATCGATGAGGATGGGTTTGTGGATGCATCTTCTTATACCGCAGGAGGAGCAGTGGCCTGGAGAGACGTTGAAAATATTTTTATGTATGAATTAATGGGACAGAAAATGATCGGGGTCAAATTGCGGGACGAGAAAGCCTTTCTGGATCGCCAGAACGGGATGAAACGCAAGTTGATGACGGTCAACAGCAATATGGTCGATGCAACCATCAGCGTTGCCCAAAGTAGCCTCACAATGTCACTGGATCAGTTGTATATCATGATGATGAACCACTGGAGGCATGTGAGTGATAACATGATTTATGATTCGTATAATCGTCGTTAGAGAGGTTACAATGTCCATAAGTCTTCAGAATGGGGGAATATAGATGATGCATGGTAATCAAACACGCACGATTCTGCTTCCGGATGGAACTGCCCTGCCTGCGATAGGACAAGGCACATGGTACATGGGAGAGAAGCAATCTAGCCAGGAAGAAGAAGTACGGGCACTGCGTTCCGGTATTGAACTGGGAATGACCGTAATTGATACGGCGGAGATGTATGCAGAAGGCGGGGCAGAAGTTGTTACGGGAAAGGCCATCTCGGGCCTTCGTGATGACGTTTTTCTCGTATCCAAAGTATATCCCCATCATGCAGATCGCAAGCAGATGATTACCGCTTGTGAGCGTAGTCTCACGCGTCTTGGTACAGATCGTCTGGATCTGTATTTGCTCCACTGGCGGGGAGGAGTACCACTCGAAGAGACGGTTCAGGCATTGGAACAATTGAAACAATCCGGTAAAATCCTTCGCTGGGGTGTATCGAATCTGGATACAAGGGATATGCAGGAATTATGGAGTCTGCCGGAGGGGTCTCGGTGCATGGTGAATCAGGTGCTTTACCATGCAGCTTCGCGTGGTATTGAACATGATCTGCTTCCCTGGATGCGGGAACGTAACGTTCCTGTTATGGCGTATTGTCCACTGGCTCAGGGTGGCAGACTTCGAAGTGAATTGTTGGAGAATCCAGTCATTGAGGAGATTGCACAGGGTCGAGGAGTTACGACTTCGCAGATCGCATTAGCCTGGGTGATCAGGGATGGAGATGTGCTGGCGATTCCCAAGGCGGTGCAGCTGAATCATGTGGCAGACAATGCAGCAGCAGTGAATATCGTTTTGACACCAGAGGAACTCACTCGTTTGGATGAGGCATTCCCTGCGCCTAAAGGTAAGGTACCTTTAGATATCGTGTAAAATAGATAACAATACGATTAATAAAGTTATGCAGAGCAGATCTTCACGATCTGCTCTTTTTTTGTATGGATATCAATAGTCGAAGCTGGCCCATCAATTGAGAGAATATATATTTTAACAAATGGGCTTTACAACACTATTTAACTAGTGTACTATGTAACTAACACACCAGTACAGAGAGGAGCGAGAGCTTTGTGACTATGGAATTTGATAACAATTTACCAATCTATCTGCAGATCATGCAGTACATCAAGAGACAGATTGTAACCGGGACACTTCAGGCAGGGGACAAAATTCCTTCGGTTCGTGAACTGGCGGCTGAACTACAGATCAATCCAAATACAGTACAACGGACATTTCAGGAGCTTGAGCGGGAGGAAGTGGTCGAAACCAAACGGGGCTTGGGCAGATATGTGACCAGTGAGGAGCGGAAGATTATGACGATCAAAAAAGAGATGGCCGGTGAACTGCTGGAACGCTTTCTGACCGGAATGCAGGAACTGGGGATCGAAGAGCAGGATATCTTATCCATCGTAGCCGATGCCGTTGCGGAAGGAAAGGGAGGAACAACGCATGAGTAACATCCTTGAACTGAACCAGATCAATAAGACATATGGCAATAAGAAAGCGCTCAGTAATATTACATTGGATATTGCTCCAGGACGAATCGTAGGTCTGCTGGGTAGCAACGGTAGTGGAAAAAGTACGCTCATGAAGCTGGTTGCAGGTTTGTTGCATCCGAGCAGCGGAACGATTCAAGTTACAGGTAAGCCTGTTGGGCTGGAGACGAAGGCGCTGGTTTCATTTATGCCGGATCGCCCATTAACCGAAAAGTGGATGAGAGTCCGGGATGCGATTGCGTACTATCGCGATTTCTATGTTGATTTTGATGAGGAGAAGGCACGGGAGATGCTGGACTTCATGAACCTTGTCGAGAGTGACCGGGTACGGCATCTGTCGAAAGGGATGAATGAACGACTACAACTAACACTGGCACTTTCTCGTAAGGCTCGTCTGTATCTGCTGGATGAACCGATTGGCGGAGTGGATCCGGTTGCACGAGGCAAGATTCTGGATGCGATCGTCAAGTTCTATGATGAAGACAGTAGTCTCATCATCTCAACGCATCTTGTGAATGATATCGAACGGATTTTTGATGAAGTTGTCTTTATTCGCGAGGGCGAACTGGTGATGCGGGAAGAAGTGGAAACACTCCGTCTGAAATATGGGAAAAGTGTGGATGAGATGTTCAAGGAGGTCTATGCGGAATGATGACATTATTGAAGTATGACTTTAGAAGGAACTGGAATACACTGCTGGCTGGGCTAGTTATTTTGATTATCGCGCAAGTGGGGCTTTCCCTTTTCATGTCTGAGGTCACAGGGGTTGTGATTGGCATTATGGGGTATGTTGGAGTTGGTGTGGCTATTTATGTGAAAATGATTAAAACATACACGTCCAATATCCGCTCTTATAATCGCCGTCTGTTACCCGTAACGGGCCTATCACATGTGTTGTCTCCTTTGATCTTTGGACTACTTTGCGGGTTGGGGTTAGTCATTATTTTTACGACTCATGCCTACATCTATATTTCAATGAAGCTCAGAATGAACATGGCTAGCAATATTGATCTTTCGGGTCTGCATGTTTCGGATTATATTAGTTTGTTGCTGTTTAGCGCATGGGTTATGGTATTCATGACCGTCATTATCTTCCTTTCGATCTCGATTGCAGGTAGCTTCCGCTGGAAAACGGGACCATGGATCGGAATCGTTGCATTCTTTGTCCTCGTTAATCTGATTGGCTGGTTGGAGAATATTATTACGACTGGACGCTTCAGTCCAAATGAGATGTTCCGGTATACGGAAGAAAGTACAGGTATTGCAATCACAGCCAATGGTGTATTATGGTCGGACGGCATGTGGGTAAGCATTGTATTTGAAATGATCGTAGCCGTTATCTTGGTGTGGGCAACCATTTACCTGAACAACAAAAAAGTTGAAGTCTGATGACAGGATAACTTGAACGTGATGCGAGCAACCAGGGTTGCTCGTTTTTTTTTACATCCAGTGTTAATCCATATTTTGAATCCACTACCATTAATTATACGTATATATAGATATATTGTGTGCTCGATGCGAGATTAGGTTAAACAGAACAAAAGGATATGTAAGGGAAAGGAGCAATCGTTATGGAACTATACTTCAGGGATAACTTTTTTAATGCGGGTTACACCGAGATCATGAATCCAAATCAGGAACAGGCCGGGCATCTCGATTTGAAAAGTGTTTTTGGCTCTTCGCTCGATGTATCAGATAACTCGGGATTGGTTTGCAGTGGCAAATTCCGCATGTTAACCAATCGTTGGGATATCACTGCAGCCGATGGGAGACATCTGGGCGTATTGCGAGCGAGATTTAGTTTTTTCAGCAAAAAGTATGAGTACGATGCAGGATCGCGCGGTACGTATGATGTGTCTGCTCCAGCATTTTCGCAGGAATATGATATAAGTGGCAGTGGTGGCCGCATCGTGGCCAGTTTCCGTCGTACCAGCGGCTGGTTTAGTTCAGGGGCATTTGTATTAGATAACCAGTCTGAACAACTGGACACGTATGAATTAATTGCAGTGGTCATGGGCGTGCACGCGATTAACAAAAGAAGGAACTCGGCTGCCAGCAGTGGTGGAACCTAGTTTAGGCGCATGTATAGCAAAAAGGTTTGGATGAGATCATCCAGACCTTATTTAATATGGGTTTGCTTTTGAGCAATAGTTATGGTTAACCCAATCTTACAAAATCATTGACCATCGGCTTTCGCAAGGGAGCCTACCTCACGTTGGTGGTGCTGAACTTCATTGGAGTGTTCGGGATGCATATCAGGATCTTTTTCTACATAACGGGCCAATGCCTTGGCAGCTGTTTCGGACATCCGCTCCCGCAGCATCGTGTGGTCAGCGATTCGAACCCGTTTGCCTAGAAAACGCATCTTGGATAAGACATAATCCATCTCATTCCGCGGAACGGTCAGCTCGATTCGATACGTCTGCTCGGCTTCCAGGTACTCGACCTGTTTCTCGAAGCAGGAGAAGGCATAGAGGATTCGGGATAACTCCTGATTGAACTCGGGCAGAACCTCGATGGTGATGGTCGTTTTGCGTTTCTCCGTAATTGCGGCAATTCGAGCAGTGTAACTCGAAGCGGTATTCGGCTCAACCGATTGGGCTTCCACGGTAACGATGCTGTGCAGCTTGGTAGACATGAGTTTGTCGAAGCGAGGCGCGTACCAGAGCACATACCATTCTTTTTTGACCATGGAATACTCCAGTTTATACGGAAAACCAAATTCATCATGGCTTGTGCGTCCATTACGGACGCGGCCTGTCATTCGAAATCCCTGATGATGCAGTATGATTAGCCTTAACTGTCTAAGCAGTGGGTGAGAGACATTGTTTTCTTCGCTTTTGGCTTTTTCGGTCAGGTAATCCTGAAGGTTCAGGTCCTGCTCACCATTTAGCATGTTGTACATTTTATCCAATGTAACAGGGCTCAGCGCTTCTCTCGCAGCAGGGTGATTCAGCATCATGCGAAGCCAGGCCCGTTCCTGTGAGGTCCAGGTGAACAGTCCGGTTTCATTCAGTCGTGTCATCATCTGGTAATTGAACATCTTCTCGAACAGGTTCATAATATTCCGCAATCTCCTTCCATTCCTTGATCATCTCCTGGCGTAGTCTCTGAGGTGCGATTATTTCACAGCTGGAGCCAAAACTCCGTAACCACGGTTTGATCTCGGTGGTACCGTTGACCTGAATTTCATAGAGAAAGGTATGATCCGTTTCGGGTATAATTTTGCCCCATTGACCTTGCAGACGAACCCGATCCAGAATGAAGTTGCGCTGACCACGCTCCGGGTGGAAAAAGCGTGCTTGAACCGTAACAGTATTCCCCGTATCCACGAGCCAACTGTAGCGACTAATGTCGGTCCACTGCTGCTTCAGTTCGAGCATGTATTGCTCTTCTACTGAATCCTGTTCCTCCAGTTGGGTTATGCCTTCCATGCGGAATTTCACAAAGCCGCGCCGGCCCTGATATCCAATGACATACCAACGACCATACTGATGGTCATAGATCACTTCAAGGGGCACGATCCGGTTGGATCGACCATCTGCTTCCCGTTCAAAACGTGGATTCGTATTCTGTGAACTGTAGCTGGATGGTTTTTTCGGTGAAAAGTATAGGAACTGCACACGTTTGCGCTGACGAATCGCACCAAGCAGCGTGTAGAGATGAGCTTCGTCCAGGATACGAGAATAATAGTGATACTTATAGATATAGGGTTCGGTCGCTTCTTCTTGCGGAAAACTTGCCGTAATGGCTTTTTTCAAACTATCCCGCAATAAGTACCCCTGTACGGAAGGAACTTGGGTATTCGCCATCATATCCACAAAATCATACAACTCCAGCTGTTCCTCCACTGTTAATTCGGTAAGGACATCTTGCTGTAAAGCATATCGATATGGCCTGCCACCGGGCTCTTTTCGAATAACCCCAACCTCTTCCAAATACTTCAGGTCGGAGCGAATGGTTTTCTCGTCAGGTAACGCCAGATCTTCCGGCAGATCAGCACAGCAGGCGTCTAGCAGTTCCATCGCGGTCAGGGTTTTATGTTGTAAGGTATGCAAAAGGACAGAAAGCCGCTGAACTTCAGTCTCTTTCATCGATTTGGCGCGGAAGAGAAAGAGCAGCATTGGCTCTGCCGACTCCCCGTATTGGAAGCGGACGAGATCTGCCATTTCCCGGCTTGCTTCGGCACCTGAACGTTGGTCGGCGACGGTCTGCATGATTTCTTTTAACCTGCGATTGGTTTTATCAAAGGTATGTACGGATATGCCAAGCCGCTCGGCATATTGTTTGCGGTTATATGCACCGCTTGTTAGGGATAACATGCGTAAGAACTGAATTTCTTTGTCAAAACTCTCTCTTGCCATGAACATTCACTCCTCGTTATCCCTTCATTGTAGCAGGATGAGTGGCAGGTTTCATTTTAAAGTTATGAAGAGTGACTCAATTTCAGAAACTGTTCGTCGCCATACTTTCGCCATGTTCGCGTGCAGATGTGTGAGGCATAATAAGGTTGTGAAGCGGAGCAGCAACAAGCGCTGCGGATCAAGGTTCCGAGGCGCCAGGGAGGGTTACTTCGACTGTTAATCGACCAGGTCGTTGGTTCGAATCCAATCACCGCCGTACATGGCGGTGTAGCTCAGCGGTAGAGCGGGTATTATACCTTCCCACCTTTTTCCTCGGAACATTTTATTATGAAAGAACAGTAAATAGACTCACACCGGGAGGTCATGTGTGATGAGCAGAGCGAAACAATTATTCAATCAACCTCAGCCAACGACACGTAATCATGGGGGCTATGGAGCCTATGA
This Paenibacillus xylanexedens DNA region includes the following protein-coding sequences:
- a CDS encoding GntR family transcriptional regulator — its product is MTMEFDNNLPIYLQIMQYIKRQIVTGTLQAGDKIPSVRELAAELQINPNTVQRTFQELEREEVVETKRGLGRYVTSEERKIMTIKKEMAGELLERFLTGMQELGIEEQDILSIVADAVAEGKGGTTHE
- a CDS encoding aldo/keto reductase, which encodes MHGNQTRTILLPDGTALPAIGQGTWYMGEKQSSQEEEVRALRSGIELGMTVIDTAEMYAEGGAEVVTGKAISGLRDDVFLVSKVYPHHADRKQMITACERSLTRLGTDRLDLYLLHWRGGVPLEETVQALEQLKQSGKILRWGVSNLDTRDMQELWSLPEGSRCMVNQVLYHAASRGIEHDLLPWMRERNVPVMAYCPLAQGGRLRSELLENPVIEEIAQGRGVTTSQIALAWVIRDGDVLAIPKAVQLNHVADNAAAVNIVLTPEELTRLDEAFPAPKGKVPLDIV
- a CDS encoding helix-turn-helix transcriptional regulator, whose amino-acid sequence is MARESFDKEIQFLRMLSLTSGAYNRKQYAERLGISVHTFDKTNRRLKEIMQTVADQRSGAEASREMADLVRFQYGESAEPMLLFLFRAKSMKETEVQRLSVLLHTLQHKTLTAMELLDACCADLPEDLALPDEKTIRSDLKYLEEVGVIRKEPGGRPYRYALQQDVLTELTVEEQLELYDFVDMMANTQVPSVQGYLLRDSLKKAITASFPQEEATEPYIYKYHYYSRILDEAHLYTLLGAIRQRKRVQFLYFSPKKPSSYSSQNTNPRFEREADGRSNRIVPLEVIYDHQYGRWYVIGYQGRRGFVKFRMEGITQLEEQDSVEEQYMLELKQQWTDISRYSWLVDTGNTVTVQARFFHPERGQRNFILDRVRLQGQWGKIIPETDHTFLYEIQVNGTTEIKPWLRSFGSSCEIIAPQRLRQEMIKEWKEIAEYYEPVREDVQLPDDDTTE
- a CDS encoding ABC transporter ATP-binding protein, encoding MSNILELNQINKTYGNKKALSNITLDIAPGRIVGLLGSNGSGKSTLMKLVAGLLHPSSGTIQVTGKPVGLETKALVSFMPDRPLTEKWMRVRDAIAYYRDFYVDFDEEKAREMLDFMNLVESDRVRHLSKGMNERLQLTLALSRKARLYLLDEPIGGVDPVARGKILDAIVKFYDEDSSLIISTHLVNDIERIFDEVVFIREGELVMREEVETLRLKYGKSVDEMFKEVYAE
- a CDS encoding WYL domain-containing protein, with the translated sequence MNLFEKMFNYQMMTRLNETGLFTWTSQERAWLRMMLNHPAAREALSPVTLDKMYNMLNGEQDLNLQDYLTEKAKSEENNVSHPLLRQLRLIILHHQGFRMTGRVRNGRTSHDEFGFPYKLEYSMVKKEWYVLWYAPRFDKLMSTKLHSIVTVEAQSVEPNTASSYTARIAAITEKRKTTITIEVLPEFNQELSRILYAFSCFEKQVEYLEAEQTYRIELTVPRNEMDYVLSKMRFLGKRVRIADHTMLRERMSETAAKALARYVEKDPDMHPEHSNEVQHHQREVGSLAKADGQ
- a CDS encoding STM3941 family protein; this translates as MSTSYEQHVEYPNRKRMAWLTAGAALFVAAGFFLIFDNSSVTNDSILSDVIGLLSILFFGLCFCYSLVKMIKKEPSFVIDEDGFVDASSYTAGGAVAWRDVENIFMYELMGQKMIGVKLRDEKAFLDRQNGMKRKLMTVNSNMVDATISVAQSSLTMSLDQLYIMMMNHWRHVSDNMIYDSYNRR